The proteins below are encoded in one region of Paenibacillus sp. YYML68:
- a CDS encoding DUF4349 domain-containing protein translates to MREARRETGSKLLVTAAALALLLSGCGADGAKSEMASYGGATATDSTQMKAMMNEAANTAKQESPASAGGEANTAQPQSPGSQSAQERSGGFNGQTAPQSNDVFSRKIMYRANLTMQVDSYDETETLVQEAVRMSGGYVLTFNESSSASDRSGSFIIKVPASGFTSLLAELEKINPSMRKSMEGQDVTEEFVDLSSRLKAKELVELRLVSFMEKATKAEELVAFSAELGKVQEEIERIKGRMRYLEQNVAYSTIDLRITEKIGSADVIRSQERGPLWTRASDALNGSIAVLSVIMQGAVVLLAGALPIIVLCLVVGLPVWWMRRRRRASSVDVRRRLAEENKQLLGAKAEAEAEAEADSSASDEGQEGAVGGDKPKNPNK, encoded by the coding sequence ATGAGAGAGGCCAGAAGAGAGACAGGGAGCAAGCTTCTCGTGACGGCAGCGGCGCTGGCGCTGCTGCTGTCGGGGTGCGGGGCAGATGGGGCGAAATCTGAGATGGCGAGCTATGGCGGGGCGACAGCGACGGACTCAACGCAGATGAAAGCGATGATGAACGAAGCGGCGAACACGGCCAAGCAGGAGTCTCCAGCGTCTGCAGGCGGCGAGGCGAATACGGCTCAGCCGCAGTCGCCGGGCTCACAGTCCGCGCAGGAGCGAAGCGGAGGCTTCAATGGTCAGACCGCACCGCAGAGCAATGACGTGTTCAGTCGCAAGATCATGTATCGTGCCAACCTCACAATGCAGGTCGACAGCTATGATGAGACGGAGACGCTCGTGCAGGAGGCTGTACGCATGTCCGGCGGCTACGTACTGACGTTCAACGAGAGCTCGAGCGCCTCGGACCGTAGCGGCAGCTTCATCATTAAGGTACCGGCGAGCGGCTTCACTTCGCTGCTCGCTGAGCTGGAGAAGATCAATCCGTCGATGCGCAAATCGATGGAGGGGCAGGACGTGACGGAGGAGTTCGTCGATCTTAGCTCGAGACTGAAGGCGAAGGAGCTCGTTGAATTGCGTCTCGTCTCGTTCATGGAGAAGGCGACGAAGGCGGAGGAGCTGGTGGCGTTCTCGGCGGAGCTAGGTAAGGTACAGGAGGAGATCGAGCGCATTAAGGGGCGGATGCGGTACCTGGAGCAGAACGTCGCTTACTCGACGATCGATCTGCGCATTACGGAGAAGATCGGCTCGGCAGACGTCATTCGCAGTCAGGAGCGGGGGCCGCTCTGGACAAGAGCGTCGGATGCGCTGAACGGCTCGATTGCGGTGCTGAGCGTCATTATGCAAGGAGCGGTTGTGCTGCTGGCTGGCGCGCTGCCGATAATTGTACTGTGCCTTGTAGTCGGGCTGCCAGTGTGGTGGATGAGACGTAGACGGCGGGCGAGCTCTGTCGATGTTCGCAGACGGTTGGCAGAGGAGAACAAGCAGCTGCTCGGCGCGAAAGCAGAAGCAGAAGCAGAAGCAGAAGCAGACAGCTCCGCATCGGATGAGGGTCAAGAGGGAGCTGTGGGCGGCGACAAGCCGAAGAACCCGAACAAATAA
- a CDS encoding adenosylhomocysteinase — protein MASTIDRSSIRDINLAYEGHLKIDWVNAHMPVLNKIREQFEKEKPFQGLKVAISLHLEAKTAYLAKVVQAGGAEVAICGSNPLSTQDDVCAALVEDGITVFAKYNPDPQEYKEHMIKTLETEPDLIIDDGGDLVTILHSERKDLLKKVRGGAEETTTGILRLKSLEKDGQLQFPMVAVNDAFCKYLFDNRYGTGQSVWDGINRTTNLVVAGKTVVVCGYGWCGKGVALRAKGLGANVIVTEIDAIKAVEAYMDGFAVMPMVEAAKVGDFFVTVTGNRDVIRGEHYEVMKDGAILSNAGHFDVEVNKPELEALSVSKRTVRRNIEEYSLKDGRKFYVLAEGRLVNLAAGDGHPAEIMDMTFALQAMSLKYVNDNYKQIGSKVVNVPYELDEQVARFKLAALGMGIDSLTGEQKAYLDSWAEH, from the coding sequence ATGGCTAGTACGATCGACCGCAGCAGTATTCGCGATATTAACCTTGCCTATGAGGGGCACCTGAAGATTGATTGGGTGAACGCCCATATGCCAGTGTTGAACAAGATTCGCGAGCAATTCGAGAAGGAAAAGCCGTTCCAAGGGCTGAAGGTGGCGATTTCGCTTCACCTTGAGGCGAAGACGGCGTATTTGGCGAAGGTCGTACAGGCTGGCGGCGCGGAGGTCGCAATTTGCGGCAGCAACCCGCTCTCCACGCAGGACGATGTGTGCGCGGCGCTCGTCGAGGACGGTATTACGGTGTTCGCGAAGTACAATCCAGACCCGCAGGAGTACAAGGAGCACATGATCAAGACGCTCGAGACAGAGCCGGACCTGATCATCGATGACGGCGGCGACCTGGTGACGATTCTTCACTCCGAGCGCAAGGATCTGCTCAAGAAGGTGCGCGGCGGCGCGGAGGAGACGACGACTGGCATTCTGCGCTTGAAGTCGCTCGAGAAGGACGGCCAGCTGCAATTCCCGATGGTAGCAGTGAACGATGCGTTCTGCAAATATTTGTTCGACAACCGTTACGGTACGGGTCAATCGGTATGGGACGGCATTAACCGGACGACGAACCTCGTTGTGGCGGGTAAGACGGTTGTCGTCTGCGGCTACGGCTGGTGCGGCAAAGGGGTGGCGCTGCGTGCCAAAGGCTTGGGCGCGAACGTTATCGTGACCGAGATCGATGCGATCAAGGCCGTTGAGGCGTACATGGACGGCTTCGCTGTGATGCCGATGGTCGAGGCGGCGAAGGTCGGCGACTTCTTCGTGACCGTGACAGGCAACCGCGACGTCATCCGTGGCGAGCACTATGAAGTAATGAAGGATGGCGCGATCTTGTCGAACGCCGGACACTTCGACGTTGAGGTGAACAAGCCGGAGCTGGAGGCGCTGTCGGTGTCGAAGCGTACGGTGCGCCGCAACATCGAAGAATATTCGCTCAAGGACGGACGCAAGTTCTACGTGCTTGCTGAAGGCCGCCTTGTGAATCTGGCAGCTGGTGACGGTCACCCTGCCGAAATTATGGATATGACGTTCGCGCTGCAGGCGATGTCGCTGAAGTACGTGAACGACAATTATAAGCAGATCGGCAGCAAGGTCGTCAATGTGCCGTATGAGCTTGATGAGCAGGTGGCGCGCTTCAAGCTGGCGGCGCTCGGTATGGGGATCGACTCGCTTACTGGCGAGCAGAAGGCGTACCTGGACAGCTGGGCTGAGCATTAA
- the bshC gene encoding bacillithiol biosynthesis cysteine-adding enzyme BshC: protein MSASSAGWKGGGNVVHIHSMDWPTGQSLTDDYIDQREAVGALFDYSAWDRSDWHRRAEWIDRERTTTVDRGALADVLEAYNVRAGNAPEALEHVQQLRDPRTLCVVGGQQAGLFTGPLLVVYKAVTIIQAARIASQELQRSVVPVFWIAGEDHDFDEVDHTYYLSPELRPARLRIGRPEDVRTSVSRTSLTEEQWADALTQLELSLPPTEFKESVLRLFEESSAGAPTLVEAFARLLSALFGRHGLVLLDSDDPQLRRLEGPMFRRLIERAPDISEGLQASSKRVVELGYEPQVSVAANGLNLFVYDDRGERVLLYEDGAGGYTDRRGGRSFSRAQLLDFADHEPERLSNNVMTRPLMQDELLPVLGVVLGPSEVAYWTLTQGAFHALGMRMPLLCPRHGFTLLEGGVSKQMAKLGLSLDDVRERLDERRQVWLAAQDQHKLKQRFAEVKDSFRQQYEPLITLLGDINAGLVKLGETNLGKITEQIDYLAQKAEDGLRTQNETGLKHFAKIEQSLVPGGKLQERVYNVSMYLNKYGFAWLEELVTAELELDGKHRIYYL, encoded by the coding sequence ATGTCGGCTTCATCAGCTGGATGGAAGGGCGGCGGTAATGTCGTGCATATACATAGTATGGATTGGCCGACAGGTCAGTCCTTGACCGACGATTACATAGATCAGAGGGAAGCTGTAGGTGCCTTGTTCGATTATAGTGCTTGGGACAGGAGCGATTGGCACAGGCGCGCAGAGTGGATCGATCGCGAGCGGACGACGACCGTTGATCGGGGTGCGCTCGCCGATGTGCTTGAGGCGTACAACGTTCGGGCGGGCAACGCTCCTGAGGCGCTGGAGCACGTGCAGCAGCTGCGCGATCCTAGGACGCTCTGCGTTGTGGGTGGCCAGCAGGCAGGCTTGTTCACAGGTCCGCTGCTCGTCGTCTACAAGGCAGTGACGATCATTCAGGCTGCTCGCATCGCCTCGCAGGAGCTGCAGCGTTCGGTCGTGCCGGTATTCTGGATTGCCGGGGAGGATCACGACTTCGACGAGGTTGACCACACGTATTATTTGTCCCCGGAGCTGCGCCCTGCGAGGCTGCGTATCGGACGACCGGAAGACGTGCGAACCTCGGTAAGCCGTACAAGTCTTACCGAGGAGCAATGGGCGGACGCGCTGACGCAGCTGGAGCTGTCGCTTCCTCCGACCGAATTCAAGGAGTCGGTGCTTCGGCTGTTCGAGGAGTCGTCAGCAGGAGCGCCGACGCTGGTGGAGGCGTTCGCCCGGCTGCTGTCCGCGCTGTTCGGGCGGCACGGTCTAGTGCTGCTCGACTCGGACGATCCGCAGCTGCGCCGTCTGGAGGGCCCGATGTTCCGTCGGCTGATCGAGCGTGCGCCGGACATTAGTGAAGGCTTGCAGGCGAGCAGCAAGCGTGTCGTGGAGCTCGGCTACGAGCCACAGGTGAGTGTAGCCGCGAACGGCTTGAATCTGTTCGTCTATGACGACCGCGGCGAACGGGTGCTCCTGTACGAGGATGGGGCAGGCGGCTATACGGACCGTAGAGGCGGGCGGAGCTTCAGCCGTGCGCAGCTGCTCGACTTCGCAGACCACGAGCCGGAGCGGCTCAGCAACAACGTGATGACGCGTCCGCTCATGCAGGACGAGCTGCTGCCGGTGCTCGGCGTCGTGCTGGGACCGTCCGAGGTCGCGTACTGGACGTTGACGCAGGGCGCCTTCCACGCGCTCGGCATGCGTATGCCGTTGCTGTGTCCGCGACACGGCTTCACGTTGCTGGAGGGCGGCGTCAGCAAGCAGATGGCGAAGCTCGGGCTGAGCCTAGACGATGTGCGCGAGCGGCTGGACGAGCGGCGTCAGGTGTGGCTTGCGGCGCAGGATCAGCATAAGCTGAAGCAGCGCTTCGCCGAGGTGAAGGACAGCTTCAGGCAGCAGTACGAGCCGCTGATTACGCTGCTTGGCGACATTAATGCGGGTCTAGTGAAGCTCGGAGAGACGAATCTGGGTAAAATAACGGAGCAAATCGACTACCTCGCCCAGAAGGCCGAGGACGGTCTGCGAACGCAGAACGAGACGGGACTGAAGCATTTTGCCAAGATCGAGCAATCGCTTGTGCCCGGAGGGAAGCTGCAGGAGCGCGTGTACAACGTGTCCATGTACTTGAACAAGTATGGCTTCGCTTGGCTGGAGGAGCTTGTCACGGCGGAGCTTGAGCTGGACGGGAAGCACCGGATCTATTATTTATAA
- a CDS encoding DUF3397 domain-containing protein — MINWLQHVYSFFALVPFVAFLITWFIVYSITRNKRRSTHLSMDITTLFLIGSVAMMSSSVFGSRMLFWTILLLFLVAAGLLGNMQNRVKGRIDLVKIARTLSRLAFLVLSVCYAVLLVIGVGTYLLS; from the coding sequence ATGATAAATTGGCTCCAGCACGTATACAGCTTTTTTGCGCTCGTACCGTTTGTAGCATTTCTCATCACATGGTTTATCGTCTATTCCATCACTCGCAACAAGCGCAGGTCAACTCACCTTAGTATGGATATTACGACGCTGTTCCTGATTGGCTCGGTCGCGATGATGAGCAGCTCGGTGTTCGGCTCCCGGATGCTGTTCTGGACCATTCTGCTTCTGTTTCTCGTTGCGGCGGGCTTGCTTGGCAACATGCAGAACCGAGTGAAGGGTCGAATCGATCTGGTCAAAATTGCACGAACGTTAAGCCGACTCGCCTTCCTCGTGCTGTCCGTCTGTTATGCGGTGCTGCTCGTCATTGGCGTCGGGACGTACTTGCTGTCGTAG
- a CDS encoding ketopantoate reductase family protein yields the protein MNRLSRYTIIGAGALGLLFGCRLAATGFPVELAVRRVEQLALLREQGIEIGSSAEQVEQAPQKLQARPAVIVLEGAMNDRGDYDQEGLETDHYILLTVKQTDMTPQLAALVARLAGSNGVVVCLQNGVGHVELLRSSIPAERLLVAVTTEAALRLSDREALHTGRGETWIGAAVPGIETAVGARLQKKLAEQLELAGFRSMVSNEITTRVWRKWLVNVCINPLTAILQVRNGELLQLPHARELMHRLLAEALTVAKASGVKLPADMPQQVEDVCRRTAANRSSMLQDVLAGRRTEIEAITGSLVRLGEQHGLAMTVNRSLYELVRALEERDAPID from the coding sequence GTGAACCGATTGAGTCGGTATACGATTATAGGAGCTGGCGCGCTGGGCCTTCTATTCGGCTGCAGGCTGGCGGCTACTGGCTTCCCGGTGGAGCTGGCGGTGCGGCGGGTGGAGCAGCTGGCGCTGCTGAGAGAGCAGGGCATCGAGATCGGCTCGAGTGCAGAGCAGGTAGAGCAAGCGCCTCAGAAGCTTCAGGCAAGGCCTGCGGTCATTGTGCTGGAAGGTGCTATGAACGACCGCGGTGATTACGACCAAGAGGGGCTGGAGACGGATCACTATATATTGCTGACGGTGAAGCAGACGGACATGACGCCGCAGCTCGCTGCACTCGTCGCGCGGCTCGCAGGCTCGAATGGTGTTGTCGTCTGCTTGCAGAACGGTGTCGGTCATGTCGAGCTGCTGCGAAGCTCCATACCGGCTGAACGGCTGCTTGTCGCCGTCACGACGGAGGCAGCGCTTCGTCTGTCGGACCGCGAGGCGCTCCATACCGGCCGCGGCGAGACGTGGATCGGTGCGGCGGTGCCCGGCATTGAGACAGCAGTCGGCGCACGCCTGCAAAAAAAACTGGCGGAACAGCTCGAACTGGCAGGATTTCGCAGTATGGTGTCGAATGAAATCACTACCCGTGTTTGGCGAAAATGGCTAGTCAACGTCTGTATCAACCCGTTAACGGCTATTTTGCAGGTAAGAAACGGTGAATTGCTTCAGCTGCCTCATGCGCGCGAGCTTATGCACCGTCTGCTTGCGGAAGCGCTGACTGTTGCTAAGGCTTCCGGAGTGAAGCTGCCGGCTGATATGCCGCAGCAGGTTGAGGACGTATGCAGACGTACGGCCGCCAACCGCTCCTCGATGCTTCAGGACGTGCTGGCGGGGCGCCGAACGGAGATTGAGGCGATCACTGGCAGTCTCGTCCGGCTAGGAGAGCAGCATGGCCTCGCGATGACCGTGAACCGAAGCTTGTATGAGCTGGTGAGGGCGCTTGAGGAGCGTGACGCTCCTATCGATTGA
- a CDS encoding RsfA family transcriptional regulator: MTAIRQDAWSEEDDLILADVTLRHIREGSTQLSAFEEVGEKIGRTAAACGFRWNSFVRKKYESSIQIAKAQRQKRSQQRKHAAAFATVSSTVTASETATVRTDGIVEELSIEAIIRFLRQWKGSYQEMVRHQQQLEKELDEKQEELERLRQQNEELSKRVNHVSSDYRVVNDDYKALIQMLDRARKLAILDEQEQEEKSRFKIDEHGNLEAIE; the protein is encoded by the coding sequence ATGACGGCTATTAGACAAGATGCATGGAGCGAGGAAGATGATTTGATATTGGCGGACGTGACGCTGCGACATATTCGCGAGGGCAGCACACAGCTGTCAGCATTTGAAGAGGTCGGTGAAAAAATTGGAAGGACCGCCGCAGCCTGCGGCTTCCGCTGGAATAGCTTCGTCCGTAAAAAGTATGAGTCATCGATCCAGATTGCCAAGGCACAGAGGCAAAAGCGCAGCCAGCAGCGTAAGCATGCGGCAGCGTTCGCGACGGTGTCCAGCACAGTCACTGCTTCCGAGACAGCGACGGTCCGCACAGACGGTATCGTCGAGGAGCTGTCGATCGAGGCGATTATCCGATTCCTGCGGCAATGGAAGGGCAGCTATCAGGAGATGGTGCGTCACCAGCAGCAGCTGGAGAAGGAGCTGGACGAGAAGCAGGAGGAGCTGGAGCGGCTCAGGCAGCAGAATGAGGAGCTGAGCAAGCGGGTGAATCATGTGTCCAGCGATTACCGGGTTGTGAACGACGATTATAAGGCGTTGATCCAGATGCTCGATCGGGCGCGTAAGCTTGCGATTCTTGATGAGCAGGAGCAAGAGGAGAAGTCGAGGTTCAAGATCGACGAGCATGGTAATTTAGAGGCTATAGAGTAG
- a CDS encoding DUF2626 domain-containing protein, with protein MDRMFRVLGFWTLAIALMALAGDFIPMALLFFAQTAIFVLLGYLKLSERAYILIFWGYMIISFTGVTYWSFFKMSV; from the coding sequence ATGGATCGCATGTTTCGCGTACTCGGCTTCTGGACGTTAGCGATCGCGCTGATGGCACTGGCAGGAGACTTCATTCCTATGGCGCTGCTGTTCTTCGCCCAGACTGCTATTTTCGTGCTGCTTGGTTACTTGAAGCTGTCCGAACGCGCCTACATATTGATATTTTGGGGTTACATGATCATCTCGTTTACTGGGGTTACGTATTGGTCATTCTTCAAGATGTCCGTATAG
- a CDS encoding class I SAM-dependent methyltransferase has product MTLEQRSSNDAASAIVALLRERISQEADGWLSFRDYMDLCLYEPSYGYYTSDRVKLGREGDFYTSSSLGGLLGESIAEWISGAAAAVSDLTEARRPFTLVEWGGGDGRLARQLLDRLQQLDPELYARTSWISIERSEYHRRLQAEQLAPHEERTSWMTEEAWQAAAPWRHTIVYSNELPDAFPVHRLVYREHGWMELGVGWDVAECRLIELERAVSSPELLAYIESEQLPTRPGQQFEAPLDALRWYERTVSALGSGSGIVTIDYGDVREELHAEHRMRGTLLAYRRHQASDTPLARPGEQDVTAHVNFSALRETGEAQGLATECYETQKQFLVRHGLLNKLQSHAATDPFSPEARRNRAIRQLLLSDQMSELFKVLIQRKR; this is encoded by the coding sequence TTGACCTTGGAACAACGATCCAGTAACGACGCAGCTAGTGCGATCGTTGCGCTGCTGCGTGAGCGCATCAGTCAGGAGGCGGACGGCTGGCTGTCCTTTCGCGACTATATGGACCTGTGCCTGTATGAGCCGTCTTACGGCTATTATACGAGCGATCGTGTGAAATTAGGTCGTGAAGGAGATTTCTATACGTCGTCCTCTCTTGGCGGCTTGCTCGGGGAGAGTATAGCTGAATGGATCAGCGGCGCGGCAGCTGCTGTATCCGATCTAACAGAGGCCAGAAGACCGTTCACACTAGTCGAGTGGGGGGGAGGAGACGGTCGACTCGCACGGCAGCTGCTGGACCGCTTGCAGCAGCTTGATCCCGAGCTCTATGCGAGGACGAGCTGGATCAGCATCGAGCGCAGCGAGTATCATCGGCGTCTGCAGGCCGAGCAGCTGGCACCGCATGAGGAGCGGACGAGCTGGATGACGGAGGAGGCATGGCAGGCTGCAGCGCCGTGGCGTCATACGATCGTCTACTCGAACGAGCTGCCGGACGCGTTCCCTGTGCATCGTCTCGTCTATCGGGAGCACGGCTGGATGGAGCTAGGCGTCGGATGGGACGTCGCGGAGTGCCGACTAATCGAGCTTGAAAGAGCCGTAAGCTCTCCTGAGCTGCTCGCTTACATCGAGAGCGAGCAGCTGCCGACAAGACCCGGACAGCAATTCGAGGCGCCGCTCGATGCGCTGCGCTGGTACGAGCGTACGGTGTCGGCGCTCGGCTCAGGCAGCGGTATCGTCACAATCGACTATGGTGACGTCCGGGAGGAGCTGCATGCGGAGCATCGGATGCGCGGCACGCTGCTCGCGTACCGTCGCCATCAGGCGAGCGACACGCCGCTAGCGCGTCCGGGCGAGCAGGATGTGACGGCGCATGTGAACTTCAGTGCGCTGCGGGAGACCGGCGAGGCGCAAGGGCTCGCCACGGAGTGCTACGAGACGCAGAAGCAATTTCTCGTGCGTCATGGATTGTTGAACAAGCTGCAGAGCCACGCTGCGACCGATCCGTTCTCCCCGGAGGCGAGACGGAACCGGGCGATTCGGCAGCTGCTGCTGTCCGATCAGATGAGCGAGCTGTTCAAGGTACTGATACAACGAAAAAGGTGA